In one Corallococcus sp. EGB genomic region, the following are encoded:
- a CDS encoding endonuclease domain-containing protein — translation MAGEVALLDALDRQARRRAEGIATLSVLEGPEALGGTLWERWAARQGLTVVEVSGEDPRTAALEWARALATARDLGADAEALATFSLTAANPRHAPVFRGKTAHERRVLLEALPPPAMLPEATWALCRELVMGREAVARGALPDAVSTALQKNLNAGLRALHALVPPGKAPVVRVPAGAAPSCRGLRVAEVLSNAVPALAVACVVSSEALGAFLSGGETRLKALVREGVLEIPAEPSESSSAVAALRKLERDGASDAQRVSAAEVALAVLTGAGAAGADRARSKAEAYLRDRLEEHPRTSGLFELNARLHPGDKRSWEVDLLCRRFRIAVEIDGYYHFQDPERFRRDRRKDLDLQREGYWVYRLLANDVLSQLEHILHTLDTLIEARGRELAGREPRHGHRHS, via the coding sequence TTGGCGGGGGAAGTCGCGCTGCTGGATGCGTTGGACCGCCAGGCCCGGCGCCGGGCGGAAGGCATCGCGACGCTGAGCGTGTTGGAGGGGCCGGAGGCGCTGGGGGGGACCCTCTGGGAGCGGTGGGCGGCGCGGCAGGGATTGACGGTGGTGGAGGTGTCCGGGGAGGACCCGCGAACGGCGGCGCTGGAGTGGGCCCGGGCGCTCGCGACGGCGCGGGACCTGGGGGCGGACGCGGAGGCGCTGGCGACGTTCAGCCTGACGGCGGCGAATCCCAGACATGCGCCTGTGTTTCGGGGAAAGACAGCGCATGAGCGGCGGGTGCTGCTGGAGGCCTTGCCGCCGCCCGCGATGTTGCCGGAGGCCACCTGGGCGCTGTGCCGGGAGCTGGTGATGGGGCGGGAGGCGGTGGCGCGTGGCGCGCTGCCGGACGCGGTGAGCACCGCGCTCCAGAAGAACCTGAACGCGGGGCTGCGCGCGTTGCATGCACTGGTGCCGCCCGGGAAGGCGCCGGTGGTGCGGGTGCCCGCGGGGGCGGCGCCGTCGTGCCGGGGGCTGCGGGTGGCGGAGGTGTTGAGCAACGCGGTGCCGGCGCTCGCGGTGGCGTGCGTGGTGTCCAGCGAGGCGCTGGGGGCGTTCCTTTCGGGCGGGGAGACGCGGCTGAAGGCGCTGGTGCGCGAGGGCGTGCTGGAGATTCCGGCGGAGCCCTCCGAGTCCTCGAGCGCGGTGGCGGCGCTCCGGAAGTTGGAGCGCGACGGCGCCTCCGACGCGCAGCGGGTAAGCGCCGCGGAGGTGGCGCTGGCGGTGCTGACGGGCGCGGGCGCGGCGGGCGCGGACCGCGCTCGGAGCAAGGCGGAGGCCTATCTGCGCGACCGGCTGGAGGAGCACCCGCGAACTTCTGGGCTCTTCGAGCTCAACGCCCGGCTGCATCCCGGGGACAAGCGCTCCTGGGAGGTGGACCTGCTGTGCCGGCGCTTCCGCATCGCGGTGGAGATCGACGGCTACTACCACTTCCAGGATCCGGAGCGGTTCCGCCGCGACCGGCGCAAGGACCTGGACCTGCAGCGCGAGGGCTACTGGGTGTACCGGCTGCTCGCGAACGACGTGCTGTCCCAGTTGGAACACATCCTCCACACCCTCGACACGTTGATTGAAGCCCGCGGGCGCGAGCTCGCCGGGCGGGAGCCACGACATGGACACCGACACTCCTGA
- a CDS encoding MFS transporter, producing MVAETVGAPSAASPGLLRRVEAVVFFTVFLDLVGFGIVIPMLPFYVQSMGGSARTVGILLGCFSFTQLLATPLLGRYSDRHGRRAVILLSLLANAVAMALFSLASYHRMLPLLFASRILAGATSGNIAACQAALADVTTKQTRARAMGRIGAGIGLGMVLGPTLGGLFSGLGPWVPPLLAGGLALVGFLGALLAMPETHPVEQRMETKSQTRWAALKDSPRRKALGMVLGLFFAVFLSMTTLQVAFALLVQARLGWGSKEVGYTFAVVGGLGLVIQGGLIGPLARAVGEFRLLIAGALLLACGMVGIALSHQAIPMMAAVVLVGGGMGFLQPLISSQASQVAPQAQQGAVLGLAQSCGGLARTVGPVATGWMYASWSTQAPFLTGMVAALAAAGLGVLLHRETGDDTGR from the coding sequence ATGGTGGCTGAGACCGTGGGCGCGCCGTCCGCCGCCTCGCCGGGCCTGTTGCGCCGGGTGGAGGCGGTGGTGTTCTTCACCGTGTTCCTGGACCTGGTGGGCTTCGGCATCGTCATCCCGATGCTGCCCTTCTACGTGCAGTCCATGGGCGGCTCGGCGCGCACGGTGGGCATCCTCCTGGGGTGCTTCAGCTTCACGCAGCTGCTCGCCACGCCGCTGCTCGGGCGGTACTCGGACCGGCACGGGCGGCGGGCGGTCATCCTGCTGAGCCTCCTGGCGAACGCGGTGGCGATGGCGCTGTTCTCGCTGGCCAGCTACCACCGGATGCTGCCGCTGTTGTTCGCGTCGCGCATCCTGGCGGGGGCGACGTCCGGCAACATCGCCGCGTGTCAGGCGGCGCTCGCGGACGTGACGACGAAGCAGACGCGCGCCCGGGCCATGGGCCGCATCGGCGCGGGCATTGGCCTGGGCATGGTGCTGGGGCCCACGCTGGGCGGCCTGTTCTCCGGGCTGGGCCCGTGGGTGCCGCCGCTGCTCGCCGGAGGCCTGGCGCTGGTGGGCTTCCTGGGCGCGCTGCTGGCGATGCCGGAGACGCACCCGGTGGAGCAGCGCATGGAGACGAAATCCCAGACACGCTGGGCCGCGCTGAAGGACTCGCCCCGGCGCAAGGCATTGGGGATGGTGCTGGGGCTGTTCTTCGCGGTGTTCCTGTCCATGACCACGCTCCAGGTGGCCTTCGCGCTGCTGGTGCAGGCGCGGCTGGGCTGGGGCTCCAAGGAGGTGGGCTACACCTTCGCGGTGGTGGGCGGGCTGGGGCTGGTCATCCAGGGCGGGCTGATTGGCCCCCTGGCGCGCGCGGTGGGCGAGTTCCGGCTGCTCATCGCCGGGGCGCTCCTCCTGGCGTGCGGCATGGTGGGGATCGCGCTGTCGCACCAGGCGATTCCGATGATGGCCGCCGTGGTGCTGGTGGGTGGGGGAATGGGCTTCCTGCAGCCATTGATTTCGAGCCAGGCCTCGCAGGTCGCGCCGCAGGCACAGCAGGGCGCCGTGCTGGGTCTGGCGCAGTCGTGCGGGGGACTTGCCCGCACGGTCGGTCCGGTGGCGACGGGCTGGATGTATGCGTCGTGGAGCACCCAGGCCCCCTTCCTGACGGGCATGGTCGCGGCGCTCGCGGCGGCGGGATTGGGGGTCCTTCTCCATCGGGAAACCGGGGACGACACAGGGCGCTAA
- a CDS encoding SDR family oxidoreductase, translating into MKVLIAGISGGIARRLAHKLRDSGHEVAGIDIRPWRDAPRDIEVHAVDIRKRAAEDVFRRWRPDAVIHMATVTAFTVQGRERGRINLDGTKALFDHCAAHGVKQVLFVGRHTFYGAAPDSPLYHSEDEPPRALEAIPELADLVAADLYAATALWRLPDVTTAVLRLVYTLGTPGTGTLANLLRGKRVPMVLGYDPLFHVLQEEDVVTALQLALEKKVRGIFNVAGPAPIPLSVIIKGTGRTPVPLPSPLLSVLMGRAGFPRLSVGATDHLRYPIVVDNKRFLEATGFHAAYDEGRILRAYADSLPVDRAVHGG; encoded by the coding sequence ATGAAGGTGTTGATCGCGGGCATCTCTGGCGGCATCGCGCGCAGGCTGGCGCACAAGCTGCGCGACAGCGGCCATGAAGTGGCCGGCATCGACATCCGGCCGTGGCGGGACGCGCCCAGGGACATCGAGGTCCACGCGGTGGACATCCGCAAGCGCGCCGCCGAGGACGTCTTCCGCCGCTGGAGGCCGGACGCGGTGATCCACATGGCCACGGTGACGGCGTTCACCGTGCAGGGCCGCGAGCGCGGCCGCATCAACCTGGACGGCACCAAGGCGCTGTTCGACCACTGCGCGGCGCACGGCGTGAAGCAGGTGCTCTTCGTTGGAAGGCACACGTTCTACGGCGCGGCGCCGGACTCGCCGCTGTACCACTCCGAGGACGAGCCCCCGCGCGCGCTGGAGGCCATTCCCGAGCTGGCGGACCTGGTGGCCGCGGACCTGTACGCGGCGACGGCGCTGTGGCGGCTGCCGGACGTCACCACGGCCGTCCTGCGGCTCGTGTACACGCTGGGCACGCCAGGCACGGGCACGCTCGCGAACCTGCTGCGCGGCAAGCGCGTGCCCATGGTGCTGGGCTACGACCCGCTCTTCCACGTGCTCCAGGAGGAGGACGTGGTGACGGCGCTGCAGCTGGCGCTGGAGAAGAAGGTGCGCGGCATCTTCAACGTCGCGGGGCCCGCGCCCATCCCGCTGTCGGTCATCATCAAGGGCACGGGCCGCACGCCGGTGCCGCTGCCCTCCCCGCTGTTGTCGGTGCTGATGGGGCGCGCGGGCTTCCCCCGCCTGTCGGTGGGGGCCACGGACCACCTGCGCTACCCCATCGTGGTGGACAACAAGCGCTTCCTGGAGGCCACGGGCTTCCACGCCGCCTATGACGAGGGCCGCATCCTGCGCGCCTACGCGGACTCGCTGCCGGTGGACCGGGCGGTCCATGGTGGCTGA
- a CDS encoding lysophospholipid acyltransferase family protein, producing MSQSESLSERVERLELPFNEYGVDPYGISKKHLKLALEFFAFLYRNYFRVRCTGVQHIPRKGRGMLVGNHSGGVAVDGMMVLTSTMLEMDPPRLAQGMVERFIHKFPVASLWASRTGQFTGLPEHAVRLLEDDRLLMIFPEGARGTAKLYPDRYSLVDFGTGFIRLALQTRSPIIPFAFLGGGAAIPTVTNAYALGKLLGVPYVPLTPYLLPLPLPVGLEIHYGEPLLFEGTGDEEDHIIQGYVDQVKARIQRLIEDNRAERNLRRARRLLP from the coding sequence GTGTCCCAGAGCGAATCCCTGTCGGAGCGGGTGGAGCGGTTGGAGCTGCCCTTCAACGAGTACGGCGTCGACCCGTACGGCATCTCCAAGAAGCACCTGAAGCTGGCGCTGGAGTTCTTCGCCTTCCTCTACCGGAACTACTTCCGGGTGCGCTGCACCGGCGTGCAGCACATCCCCCGGAAGGGCCGGGGCATGTTGGTGGGCAACCACTCCGGCGGCGTCGCGGTGGACGGGATGATGGTGCTCACCTCCACCATGCTGGAGATGGACCCGCCGCGGCTCGCCCAGGGCATGGTGGAGCGCTTCATCCACAAGTTCCCCGTGGCCTCGCTGTGGGCCAGCCGCACCGGCCAGTTCACCGGCCTGCCCGAGCACGCGGTGCGCCTGCTGGAGGACGACCGGCTCCTGATGATTTTTCCGGAGGGCGCCCGCGGCACCGCGAAGCTCTACCCGGACCGCTATTCGCTGGTGGACTTCGGCACGGGGTTCATCCGGCTGGCGCTCCAGACGCGCTCGCCCATCATCCCGTTCGCCTTCCTGGGCGGCGGCGCGGCCATCCCCACGGTCACCAACGCCTACGCGCTGGGCAAGCTGCTGGGCGTGCCGTACGTGCCGCTGACGCCGTACCTGCTGCCCCTGCCCCTGCCGGTGGGGTTGGAAATCCACTACGGCGAGCCGCTCCTCTTCGAGGGCACGGGCGACGAGGAGGACCACATCATCCAGGGCTACGTGGATCAGGTGAAGGCCCGCATCCAGCGGCTCATCGAGGACAATCGCGCCGAGCGCAACCTGCGCCGGGCCCGGAGGCTGTTGCCATGA
- a CDS encoding VOC family protein, translated as MHHSRLSTFVIDCKVEDLDAAARFWSGALGRALKPVDPGSPTYRELEVKDHEPMLLIQQVEHESRIHLDIESDDLDAELERLEALGAKRIAYVKRWWVMESPTGQRFCIVRPQRGPLEGRANVWDGEGR; from the coding sequence ATGCACCACAGCCGACTCAGCACGTTCGTCATCGACTGCAAGGTCGAGGACCTCGACGCCGCCGCACGCTTCTGGAGCGGGGCGCTGGGGCGGGCGCTGAAGCCAGTGGATCCGGGCTCGCCCACGTACCGCGAGCTGGAGGTGAAGGACCACGAGCCCATGCTGCTCATCCAGCAGGTGGAGCACGAGAGCCGCATCCACCTGGACATCGAGTCGGACGACCTGGACGCGGAGCTGGAGCGGCTGGAGGCGCTGGGCGCGAAGCGCATCGCCTACGTGAAGCGCTGGTGGGTGATGGAGTCCCCCACCGGGCAGCGCTTCTGCATCGTCCGCCCGCAGCGCGGCCCCCTGGAGGGCCGCGCCAACGTGTGGGACGGCGAGGGCCGCTGA